TATGAGTGTTGTTTCTGAGCGCAAAAACCCTTCTTTATCTGCATCAAGCACAGCAACAAGTGCTACTTCTGGCAAATCCAATCCTTCTCTTAATAAATTTATGCCAACAAGTATATCAAACTCGCCAAGACGCAATCGGCGTAATATCTCAATTCTTTTTAGCGCGACTATTTCGGAGTGCAGATACTCAACTTTAAAACCTTTTTCTTTTAAGTAGGCGCATAAATCTTCTGATAGGCGTTTGGTAAGCGTTGTTATAAGTGCTCTTGTTTTTTTTGCAACACAGTTTTTAAGCTCCATTATTAAATCTTCAATTTGATTTTTAATTGGTTTTATTACAACTTCCGGGTCAACAAGCCCTGTAGGGCGGATAACTAATTCTACAAATTCACCAGCTGTTTTATTAAGTTCGTATGGTCCTGGTGTTGCACTTACATAAACACTTTGACCACAAAGTCCTTCAAACTCGTTAAACTTTAAGGGACGGTTGTCTAATGCCGATGGCAGACGAAAGCCAAAATTAACTAATGTTTGTTTGCGGCTTTTATCACCCTCGTACATTCCTCTTATTTGAGGTATGCCTATATGCGACTCGTCTATTATCATTAAAAAATCATCTGTAGAGCCAGAAGATGAACGGAAATAATCTATAAGTGTGTATGGTCGGCTGCCAGCAGCGCGGCCAGAAAGTTGCCGTGAATAATTTTCTATTCCAGGGCAGATTCCGGTTTCTTTCATTAATTCCATATCGTAACGCACTCGTTGTTCTATGCGCTGCGCCTCTATAAGTTTGCCCTCAGATTTGAACTTTGCAACTGATTGATGCATTTCTTGTTCAATGCTTTTTAAAGCACTTTCAATTTTAGGCAAAGATATAACAAAGTGGCTTGCCGGAAATATGTAGGCATTATCTTTTCTTGTTATTACTTTGCCGTCAATTGGGTTTACTTCCGATATGCGTTCTATTTGGTCGCCAAAAAACTCTACCCTTAACGCAGTTTCTAAATAAGCAGGGAAAATTTCTATTGTATCGCCTTTTACCCTAAAGCTTCCTCTTTTAAAGTCAAAATCACCTCTTTGGTAACGGCCTGCAATTAGTTCATTTATAAGTTTCTCTCTGGAAAAATTTTGGCCTTCCTTAAGTATTACACACATTTCTTTGTACTCATCGGGTGAACCAAGTGAGTATATGCATGACACTGATGCCACGACAATTACATCTTTTCTTTCAAAGACCGATGATGTTGCCTTTAAACGCAGGCGTTCAATATTCTCGTTTATTGATGAGTCCTTTTCTATGTATGTGTCGCTTTGAGGTATGTATGCTTCAGGCTGGTAGTAATCGTAATAGGAAACAAAATACTCAACTGCATTCTCTGGAAAGAATGCCTTAAACTCGGCGTAAAGCTGTGCCGCAAGTATTTTATTTGGGGATATTATAAGGGTTGGTTTTTGAAGTTTTTCTATTAGGTTGGCAACAACAAATGTTTTGCCTGAACCA
This Endomicrobiales bacterium DNA region includes the following protein-coding sequences:
- the uvrB gene encoding excinuclease ABC subunit UvrB, producing the protein MDNKFKLISPFKPAGDQPEAIKELIHGVKNGNGHQVLLGVTGSGKTFVVANLIEKLQKPTLIISPNKILAAQLYAEFKAFFPENAVEYFVSYYDYYQPEAYIPQSDTYIEKDSSINENIERLRLKATSSVFERKDVIVVASVSCIYSLGSPDEYKEMCVILKEGQNFSREKLINELIAGRYQRGDFDFKRGSFRVKGDTIEIFPAYLETALRVEFFGDQIERISEVNPIDGKVITRKDNAYIFPASHFVISLPKIESALKSIEQEMHQSVAKFKSEGKLIEAQRIEQRVRYDMELMKETGICPGIENYSRQLSGRAAGSRPYTLIDYFRSSSGSTDDFLMIIDESHIGIPQIRGMYEGDKSRKQTLVNFGFRLPSALDNRPLKFNEFEGLCGQSVYVSATPGPYELNKTAGEFVELVIRPTGLVDPEVVIKPIKNQIEDLIMELKNCVAKKTRALITTLTKRLSEDLCAYLKEKGFKVEYLHSEIVALKRIEILRRLRLGEFDILVGINLLREGLDLPEVALVAVLDADKEGFLRSETTLIQVSGRAARNSQGRVILYADKITGSMQRAIAEMDRRRSKQEKHNKLHGITPKTIIKAIHKLEEFSETAKKDALKNIYAIDPSQIITPSNASKVIKKLEEEMLSAADILDFETAAILRDRISEINQMTASTPKDKARK